In the genome of Desulfovibrio sp. JC022, the window ACCACAGCCTCAATCATCCGCACCAGCAGTGCGTATAATGCAGATGGTCCCTCATAGCTGCCCAACTCCTTGACCGGGTCCACATTCATGGCTTCCATGAATCTACGGTAGCGGCGCACGGATTCCACAGACCGCTCATGGATTTCGGAAATTTCCTTCAAATCAGGACGGCTGCCAGTAGATGATGCAACTGCGCGAAAATAATCGCCGATATCAGTTAACGCCACCGCCCCTGCTCTGGTCAGTACTTTCTCAGGTTTCATAGGCCAGAGATAAAAGATAAACAGATAGGATACCGTGGCACCAAAAAGGACCGCCCCGGACCGCTCCAGACCGATAAGCAGTGTTGCCGGCGAGGTAAGTGCCAGCAAATTGACAATAAGTGTCCCAATAGCAGCAGTGGCAGCAGCCACCCCCAGCACCGGGACAAAAAAAACAGCAAAGGCGAGTAGAAACAAATAAATTTCCAGCAGGTACGGATAATTGCCGATCAGGGTTGAAACAGGCACAAGACAAATCACCGCAAGTGCCAGCCAGCGGGCCACAGCCTTGCGTTTAGCAAGTGTACTACCTGCCCGAAAAACAACCACCACCATGGAACCGTAAACGGACCATTGCAAAAACTTATTACTCATGCCCACAAGATAAGCGAGCAGCAAAGCCACCAGACATGCGCAGATTGATTTGGCTGCATATTTGGTCATGAACAGACCCGGATCAACCGGCCTGATAAATATTCTATAAAATTCCGAAATTATTTTCATATGTTATAACATGCCTCCGGCGGCCCTGCCGGGGGCCTTAAACCCTTTTGCAAAAGGGTTTAAGAATCCCAAAACCTTTTATTATGGCTTCGCCGCTGATCGCGCTTAATAGTCAGATATAAATCTTAAAAATCAATTCTTTTATTATTATCTGCATATAGCGCGGGGAGACATCATAATAAAGTAATATTTTACTACTTGGCTGCGAGTTTGATTATCTCGCGGCAGAATGCGGGCAGATCGTCCGGCTTGCGGGATGAGACCTGATTGCGATCCACCACCACTTCTTCGTCAACCCATGTAGCACCAGCATTCTCAAGATCATCTTTAATACCGGGAGTGGATGTGCATTTGTAGCCCTGCATAATCTTGGCGGAAATAGGAATCCATCCCCCATGGCATATGTGGGCCACAACCTTTCCGGCCTCGTTAATCTCACGAGTAAGCTCGAGCACTTTGGGATCACGACGCAATTTATCAGGGGCAAACCCTCCCGCAATGACCAGCAGGTCAAAATCAGCAGCGTTCATGTCTTCAATGGCAGCGGTAGAGCGGAAAGGATAACCATTCTTGCCCGTATACACTTCGCCATATTCCGGCCCGGCAACAACCACTTCCGCGCCTTCCTCAATCAAACGATAGTAAGGATAAAGAAGTTCCATATCCTCAAAAACATTGTCGATAAACATCAAAACACGTTGGCCGCTAAGTTTCATGAAATACTCCTTGGGATTCAAATTTATCTAAACTGACACTCATCAAATAGCACAAAACAAAATAAAAAAGACCGCAATATCGTGAAAGATATTACGGTCTCCAAACAGATCTATTTAAAATTTACTTACAGCAACTTATCCATAAATTCTTTAATTCTAGGATGCCGTGTCTCGGCAGAGAAGAATTCTTTGGGAGTTCCCTTAGCGATAAAATCCCCGGTCTCCATAAAGATTACGGTATCAGCAACCTCACGGGCAAATCCCATGTTGTGGGTAACGATAACCATGGTCATACCGTCGTCGGCAAGTGAACGGATGGTATCGAAAACCTCACCGACCAGTTCCGGGTCAAGAGCTGAAGTAGGCTCGTCAAAAAGCATCATCTTCGGTTTCATAGCCAAGGCGCGGGCAATTGCCACACGCTGCTTCTGCCCACCGGACAGGGTCACCGGAAAAACGGTAGAGCGGTCTGAAAGGCCGACCTTTTCCAGCATCTGAAGTGCAACCTCTCGGGCTTCATCCTTGGACTTACCAAGCACGGTAACCTGCCCTTCCATGACATTCTGAAGAACTGTCATGTGCGGAAAAAGGTTGAACTGCTGAAAGACCATACCGATCTCGGAACGCAGGGCGCAGAGATTCTTCTGAGAGTCAAGCACCGGATTGCCATCTTTGTAGATGTATCCGCAGGGCTTGCCTTCGAACTGAATTTCCCCGGAATCAATAGTTTCTAGGAAGTTCATGGTCCGCAGCAGGGTGGATTTACCGGACCCGCTGGGACCGACGATAACCACTTTTTCGCCACGGCTGATCTTAAGGTCGATATTGTTGACCGCAGTCAGCTCACCGAATCGCTTGACGACTTTTTTAAGTTCTAAAATTGTTTCCATTTAACGCCTCTCGTATACCCCGACCTTGTATTCGATTTTCTCAAAAACGAAGGTAAATACGGAGGTAAAAATAAGATAAATAACAGCAGCCATCACCAGTACAGTCACGTTGAAATATGCGTTGAACATCTGGTCCGCAGCGCGCATGAGTTCGACCATGGCGATGGTGGAAACCAGCGCAGTATCTTTGATCAGCGCGATGAATTCATTAGCAATAGGCGGAATGATCCGCTTGTATGTCTGCGGGATGATGACCCGGCGCATAGTCTGCCCGTAGGTCATGCCGATAGCTTTTGCAGCTTCGGTCTGCCCGTCATCAATGGACTCGATACCGGCCCTGATAATCTCAGCAAGATACGCGGAATAGTTGATCCCCAGACCGATAAGTGCCGCAGCAAGCGGGGAAAGAGTAATGCCGATAGCAGGCAACCCGTAGTAGATGAAAAAAAGCTGCAACAGAAGCGGGGTTCCACGGAAAAACCAAATGATGAACCAGCTGATAAACGTGAACGGCTGCATACGGCTGATCTTGCCAAGGGCGATAAACAAACCGCCGATGGGTGAAACGATCATGGTAAAGAAAACCAGCACGAGTGTCATGGACGCGCCCTTGAGCAAATTGGGCATGAACCGCTTACAGTCCTCAACAGCCTTTTCCCATTCCGGCTTGGTCTCACGGTCAAGGGAAGTCAGGAAATTTTGTGCTTCTACGTTGTCGGGATAAACAGCGACAACCTGCTCTGCAAATTCGCGGGCCTTGCCCGGATCTTTCATGGAATAGCTGATACGCGCAAGCTGCATGCGGGAATAGACAAACTGCCCGTCATCCCCGTCAGAACCGGGGGCGGGAACCTGCTTGAATAAAGACTGAGCCTGATCAATCTTCCCTACTGTCAGGGCATCGCGGGCCTGCTTGAGCAGAGCGTCAGCGTCCACACTGGCTGTGGAAACAGCCGGAAAAATCAGAAGTGCAAACAGCAGAAAGAGCGAGGCAAATGCCCCGCTCTTTCCGAGTTTATTTGTAATACTAATCATTTCTTACCATTTAGCGGGGTTGGTGACATCTTCACCGAACCATTTGCGGGAGATTTTACCCATGGTGCCGTCAGCGATCATAGCGTCGATGGTTTTCTGTACAGCTGCGCGCAGAGAATCTTCGCCCTGACGGAAAGCAATACCGAAAGCTTCACTGGTGATGTAACCGGGAAGCGCAACGTATTTACCGGGACGCTGAGCCATGGAGTAGCGGCCTGCGATGTTATCTACAACAACACCGTCAAGACGACCGGATTCGAGGTCAAGCAGAGCTTTAACGTTGGTGTCGTACTCGCGAATTTCCTTGGGTGCGGGCTTGAGGGATTTTGCAGCCTCAAGAGCGGGGGAACCTTTCTGTACGCCGACAACTTTACCGCCGAGGTCTTTATGAGCCTTGATGGACTTGTTGCCCATAGCGATAACAGCGATCTGACCATCCATAATGTAAGGCTTGGAAAAAGAAACTGCTTTCTGGCGTTCGGGGGTAATGGTCATACCGTTCCAGATACAGTCAAATTTTTTGGCGTTCAGGGAGTGGATAACGCCGGACCATGCAGTGGGCTGCCATACAATTTTGAAACCAAGACGTTTACCGACTTCTTCAGCTGCGTCCACGTCAAAGCCAACGAGTTTACCGTCATCCTGACGGAAACCCATGGGAGCGAAAGTGTCATCAAGACCGATAGCGAGTTTGCCTGCTTTCTGTACTCTTTCGAGGGAACCGTCACCTGCCATTGCGGTGGTTGCGAATGCCAGCATCATTGCAACCATGAGAATTACTAATACCCTTTTCATGCGTCACTCCTAAAAAGAAAATGTAAAATTCCGCTTCTGTAACATTTATAAAAGGCATTGCGGAAAACGCTTCCATCCTGCCTTTTAAAATTAGAAGCGATGAACGGAATAGCTCATGAAGCGCGAACTTGCAAGACTGTATCTCCTCAAAAACGGAACTTACACCTCCTTTTTTGTCAAAAATGTGAGGATCATGCCAAAAAACAGGGCAATAAAAGGCCGCATATTCCGGTTATTACAAATACAACATCTTTTGTACTTTCCAACAGCAAAGCGGTTGCTAATCTTTTCAGCCATGTGTTAACCTCAAATTAACTGATATTCCCACCTGTTCTAACAAGGAGAGAGCACATGCCAAACCTTACTTCGTGGGGAAGCCGGGAACTGGACAGATTAAAAACCGATATGGACAGGCTGTTCAACAGCCTCTGCCATGACTACGGCATCCCTTCCGTATGCGGAATCATCGACTGCACACCGCAGACTAATATGCACGAAGATGGTGAGTCGCTTGAAGTAAGCACTACCATGCCCGGATTCCACGCCGAAGACCTTGAAGTAAAAGTGACTGAAACTTCCATGACCATTGCCGGAAAAAAGAATGTAACCTTTGAAGGCGGCCTTCAGTCCAGCCATTTCAAAAAAACAGTCCCCCTGCCATGCAGAGTGGACCCGGACAATGTAACCGCGACGTTCAAAGACGGAGTACTTAAAATCGTCCTTCACAAATGCGTCATCAAGCCTCAAAAAATTATTTCCATAACCGCTGAATAGTCATCAACCCGGAGACTGCCATGACCAGCATCCTGAAAG includes:
- a CDS encoding FUSC family membrane protein, with the translated sequence MKIISEFYRIFIRPVDPGLFMTKYAAKSICACLVALLLAYLVGMSNKFLQWSVYGSMVVVVFRAGSTLAKRKAVARWLALAVICLVPVSTLIGNYPYLLEIYLFLLAFAVFFVPVLGVAAATAAIGTLIVNLLALTSPATLLIGLERSGAVLFGATVSYLFIFYLWPMKPEKVLTRAGAVALTDIGDYFRAVASSTGSRPDLKEISEIHERSVESVRRYRRFMEAMNVDPVKELGSYEGPSALYALLVRMIEAVVGLANSRQFAEHSAVFSDMRFKFSDIAGRSSIVFDVLAASLSTGSGGVDLQDIDEGIAELEGELLRLGAYKRDEGLRDEFLEAWGAIYGLRNLSMEFAEMSKLCCKGGACSVR
- a CDS encoding type 1 glutamine amidotransferase domain-containing protein, encoding MKLSGQRVLMFIDNVFEDMELLYPYYRLIEEGAEVVVAGPEYGEVYTGKNGYPFRSTAAIEDMNAADFDLLVIAGGFAPDKLRRDPKVLELTREINEAGKVVAHICHGGWIPISAKIMQGYKCTSTPGIKDDLENAGATWVDEEVVVDRNQVSSRKPDDLPAFCREIIKLAAK
- a CDS encoding amino acid ABC transporter ATP-binding protein; translation: METILELKKVVKRFGELTAVNNIDLKISRGEKVVIVGPSGSGKSTLLRTMNFLETIDSGEIQFEGKPCGYIYKDGNPVLDSQKNLCALRSEIGMVFQQFNLFPHMTVLQNVMEGQVTVLGKSKDEAREVALQMLEKVGLSDRSTVFPVTLSGGQKQRVAIARALAMKPKMMLFDEPTSALDPELVGEVFDTIRSLADDGMTMVIVTHNMGFAREVADTVIFMETGDFIAKGTPKEFFSAETRHPRIKEFMDKLL
- a CDS encoding amino acid ABC transporter permease (The N-terminal region of this protein, as described by TIGR01726, is a three transmembrane segment that identifies a subfamily of ABC transporter permease subunits, which specificities that include histidine, arginine, glutamine, glutamate, L-cystine (sic), the opines (in Agrobacterium) octopine and nopaline, etc.), which encodes MISITNKLGKSGAFASLFLLFALLIFPAVSTASVDADALLKQARDALTVGKIDQAQSLFKQVPAPGSDGDDGQFVYSRMQLARISYSMKDPGKAREFAEQVVAVYPDNVEAQNFLTSLDRETKPEWEKAVEDCKRFMPNLLKGASMTLVLVFFTMIVSPIGGLFIALGKISRMQPFTFISWFIIWFFRGTPLLLQLFFIYYGLPAIGITLSPLAAALIGLGINYSAYLAEIIRAGIESIDDGQTEAAKAIGMTYGQTMRRVIIPQTYKRIIPPIANEFIALIKDTALVSTIAMVELMRAADQMFNAYFNVTVLVMAAVIYLIFTSVFTFVFEKIEYKVGVYERR
- a CDS encoding amino acid ABC transporter substrate-binding protein, with the protein product MKRVLVILMVAMMLAFATTAMAGDGSLERVQKAGKLAIGLDDTFAPMGFRQDDGKLVGFDVDAAEEVGKRLGFKIVWQPTAWSGVIHSLNAKKFDCIWNGMTITPERQKAVSFSKPYIMDGQIAVIAMGNKSIKAHKDLGGKVVGVQKGSPALEAAKSLKPAPKEIREYDTNVKALLDLESGRLDGVVVDNIAGRYSMAQRPGKYVALPGYITSEAFGIAFRQGEDSLRAAVQKTIDAMIADGTMGKISRKWFGEDVTNPAKW
- a CDS encoding Hsp20/alpha crystallin family protein — its product is MPNLTSWGSRELDRLKTDMDRLFNSLCHDYGIPSVCGIIDCTPQTNMHEDGESLEVSTTMPGFHAEDLEVKVTETSMTIAGKKNVTFEGGLQSSHFKKTVPLPCRVDPDNVTATFKDGVLKIVLHKCVIKPQKIISITAE